A single genomic interval of Sceloporus undulatus isolate JIND9_A2432 ecotype Alabama chromosome 2, SceUnd_v1.1, whole genome shotgun sequence harbors:
- the POLI gene encoding DNA polymerase iota isoform X3 has product MEDSEGEEEEEEGAWLLPVPDREPGLHLLHGLPSPEGKASSCSGKWMSTGSSQNRIIVHLDLDCFYAQVEMIFNPELRGKPLELLEEFTPLVERLGFDENFVDITRMVDLRLEQWKKDAFSKITFSGHIYNKQTVTFEDPAHIRLAVGSQIAAELREAMYHRLGLTGCAGVASNKLLAKLVSGTFKPNQQTVLLPESHQDLMVSLDHIQKVPGIGFKTAKRLMKLGLSTVCDLQLCSAAMLERELGISATQHIQKLSRGEDDSLVTPSGLPQSLSDEDSFKKCSSEAEVKKKIEELLTNLLHRLSKDGRKPHTIRLTLRQFTLTNKWFNRESRQCPIPSHVVQRIGTDDASIKTHLVAILMKLFHKMINVKAPFHLTLLNVCFSNLKNAPASTKESIGFYLTRPSPSSSCGKLTYKMENVNAVEHAFLEDQVKPDEVLSEARNIRNIQAPQETLSLSKQPDIHDVPLHVLPADIDYDVFNQLPEEIKEEIINAQKREGDTAVTLLHKTLPARMEELDKTEDRISLSAHEAAENISVTDYTESVDAKNLSPVPSHFYACVPEGQKQSNNKVFCDGGGKEGPELVLPPTIDPKTFSELPEEMQKELLEEWKCQTPVSKMRLSKTHDKLKMKKKSLPSPPQPNSLLRYFKPK; this is encoded by the exons ATGGAggactctgagggagaggaggaggaagaagaaggggcttggcTTCTCCCAGTCCCCGACAGAGAACCTGGGCTTCATCTTCTTCATGGCCTTCCCTCTCCTGAGGGGAAAGCCTCAT CTTGTTCTGGCAAATGGATGTCAACAGGAAGCTCTCAGAACAGAATCATTGTGCATCTGGATTTGGACTGTTTTTATGCACAGGTGGAAATGATCTTCAATCCTGAATTAAGAGGCAAACCTTTAG AATTACTGGAAGAATTTACTCCACTGGTTGAAAGACTTGGATTTGATGAAAATTTTGTGGACATCACAAGGATGGTAGATTTGAGACTAGAACAATGGAAGAAAGATGCTTTTTCTAAAATCACTTTCTCTGGTCACATATATAATAAGCAGA CTGTCACTTTCGAAGATCCAGCACATATACGATTAGCTGTGGGATCCCAGATTGCAGCGGAATTAAGAGAAGCCATGTACCACAGGCTGGGCCTTACAGGCTGTGCGGGAGTGGCATCCAATAAATTACTTGCCAAGTTGGTGTCTGGGACTTTTAAACCAAACCAGCAAACTGTTTTGTTGCCTGAGAGCCACCAAGACCTGATGGTCAGCCTTGACCACATACAAAAAGTGCCTG GTATTGGTTTTAAAACTGCAAAACGTCTCATGAAACTGGGACTTAGTACTGTGTGTGATCTCCAGTTGTGTTCAGCTGCGATGCTAGAAAGAGAGCTAGGCATTTCAGCAACACAGCATATCCAGAAACTCAGCAGGGGAGAAGATGACTCCCTAGTCACACCATCAGGACTTCCTCAG TCCCTGAGTGATGAGGActcctttaaaaagtgctcttctGAAgcagaagtgaaaaagaaaatcgAAGAACTACTCACCAACCTTTTGCACAG GTTATCCAAAGATGGGAGAAAGCCACATACAATAAGATTGACTCTTCGCCAGTTTACGCTTACCAATAAATGGTTTAACCGAGAGAGCCGTCAATGTCCTATTCCATCTCATGTGGTTCAGAGAATTGGAACAG ATGATGCCAGCATCAAGACCCACTTGGTTGCCATCCTTATGAAACTGTTCCATAAAATGATAAATGTGAAGGCTCCATTTCATCTGACCCTTCTGAATGTCTGCTTCTCCAACCTCAAGAATGCTCCTGCTTCTACCAAGGAGTCTATTGGGTTTTATTTAACTCGCCCATCACCTTCTTCAAGCTGTGGAAAGCTTACTTAT AAAATGGAGAATGTGAATGCTGTAGAACATGCATTTCTAGAAGATCAGGTGAAACCTGATGAAGTTTTATCAGAGGCAAGAAACATAAGAAATATACAAGCTCCTCAAGAGACATTGAGCCTCTCAAAACAGCCTGACATTCATGATGTTCCTCTTCATGTACTTCCAGCTGATATTGACTATGATGTCTTTAATCAGCTtccagaagaaataaaagaggaaaTTATAAATGCtcagaagagagaaggagatacTGCAGTAACTCTTTTACACAAGACATTGCCTGCCAGGATGGAAGAACTGGACAAAACAGAAGACAGAATAAGCCTCAGTGCCCATGAGGCTGCAGAAAACATATCAGTCACTGAttatacagaatctgtggatgctaaaaaCTTGTCCCCAGTTCCATCTCATTTCTATGCTTGTGTTCCAGAAGGGCAGAAACAGTCAAATAACAAAGTCTTCTGTGACGGAGGCGGGAAGGAAGGTCCAGAACTTGTCCTTCCTCCAACTATTGATCCCAAGACATTTTCTGAGTTGCCTGAAGAGATGCAGAAAGAACTGTTGGAGGAGTGGAAGTGTCAGACTCCTGTTTCCAAAATGCGGTTGAGCAAAACCCATGACAAgcttaaaatgaaaaagaaaagtctgCCTTCTCCACCACAGCCTAACAGTTTATTAAGATACTTTAAACCAAAATGA
- the POLI gene encoding DNA polymerase iota isoform X1, with protein MEDSEGEEEEEEGAWLLPVPDREPGLHLLHGLPSPEGKASSCSGKWMSTGSSQNRIIVHLDLDCFYAQVEMIFNPELRGKPLGVQQKYVVVTCNYEARSFGVKKLMSVKEAKEKCPDLVLVNGEDLTKYREISYKVTELLEEFTPLVERLGFDENFVDITRMVDLRLEQWKKDAFSKITFSGHIYNKQTVTFEDPAHIRLAVGSQIAAELREAMYHRLGLTGCAGVASNKLLAKLVSGTFKPNQQTVLLPESHQDLMVSLDHIQKVPGIGFKTAKRLMKLGLSTVCDLQLCSAAMLERELGISATQHIQKLSRGEDDSLVTPSGLPQSLSDEDSFKKCSSEAEVKKKIEELLTNLLHRLSKDGRKPHTIRLTLRQFTLTNKWFNRESRQCPIPSHVVQRIGTDDASIKTHLVAILMKLFHKMINVKAPFHLTLLNVCFSNLKNAPASTKESIGFYLTRPSPSSSCGKLTYKMENVNAVEHAFLEDQVKPDEVLSEARNIRNIQAPQETLSLSKQPDIHDVPLHVLPADIDYDVFNQLPEEIKEEIINAQKREGDTAVTLLHKTLPARMEELDKTEDRISLSAHEAAENISVTDYTESVDAKNLSPVPSHFYACVPEGQKQSNNKVFCDGGGKEGPELVLPPTIDPKTFSELPEEMQKELLEEWKCQTPVSKMRLSKTHDKLKMKKKSLPSPPQPNSLLRYFKPK; from the exons ATGGAggactctgagggagaggaggaggaagaagaaggggcttggcTTCTCCCAGTCCCCGACAGAGAACCTGGGCTTCATCTTCTTCATGGCCTTCCCTCTCCTGAGGGGAAAGCCTCAT CTTGTTCTGGCAAATGGATGTCAACAGGAAGCTCTCAGAACAGAATCATTGTGCATCTGGATTTGGACTGTTTTTATGCACAGGTGGAAATGATCTTCAATCCTGAATTAAGAGGCAAACCTTTAG GTGTACAGCAGAAATATGTGGTTGTCACCTGTAATTATGAAGCCAGAAGCTTTGGGGTCAAAAAACTCATGTCTgtgaaagaagcaaaagaaaagtgcCCAGACCTGGTGCTAGTTAATGGAGAAGACTTGACAAAGTATAGGGAAATATCTTATAAGGTTACAG AATTACTGGAAGAATTTACTCCACTGGTTGAAAGACTTGGATTTGATGAAAATTTTGTGGACATCACAAGGATGGTAGATTTGAGACTAGAACAATGGAAGAAAGATGCTTTTTCTAAAATCACTTTCTCTGGTCACATATATAATAAGCAGA CTGTCACTTTCGAAGATCCAGCACATATACGATTAGCTGTGGGATCCCAGATTGCAGCGGAATTAAGAGAAGCCATGTACCACAGGCTGGGCCTTACAGGCTGTGCGGGAGTGGCATCCAATAAATTACTTGCCAAGTTGGTGTCTGGGACTTTTAAACCAAACCAGCAAACTGTTTTGTTGCCTGAGAGCCACCAAGACCTGATGGTCAGCCTTGACCACATACAAAAAGTGCCTG GTATTGGTTTTAAAACTGCAAAACGTCTCATGAAACTGGGACTTAGTACTGTGTGTGATCTCCAGTTGTGTTCAGCTGCGATGCTAGAAAGAGAGCTAGGCATTTCAGCAACACAGCATATCCAGAAACTCAGCAGGGGAGAAGATGACTCCCTAGTCACACCATCAGGACTTCCTCAG TCCCTGAGTGATGAGGActcctttaaaaagtgctcttctGAAgcagaagtgaaaaagaaaatcgAAGAACTACTCACCAACCTTTTGCACAG GTTATCCAAAGATGGGAGAAAGCCACATACAATAAGATTGACTCTTCGCCAGTTTACGCTTACCAATAAATGGTTTAACCGAGAGAGCCGTCAATGTCCTATTCCATCTCATGTGGTTCAGAGAATTGGAACAG ATGATGCCAGCATCAAGACCCACTTGGTTGCCATCCTTATGAAACTGTTCCATAAAATGATAAATGTGAAGGCTCCATTTCATCTGACCCTTCTGAATGTCTGCTTCTCCAACCTCAAGAATGCTCCTGCTTCTACCAAGGAGTCTATTGGGTTTTATTTAACTCGCCCATCACCTTCTTCAAGCTGTGGAAAGCTTACTTAT AAAATGGAGAATGTGAATGCTGTAGAACATGCATTTCTAGAAGATCAGGTGAAACCTGATGAAGTTTTATCAGAGGCAAGAAACATAAGAAATATACAAGCTCCTCAAGAGACATTGAGCCTCTCAAAACAGCCTGACATTCATGATGTTCCTCTTCATGTACTTCCAGCTGATATTGACTATGATGTCTTTAATCAGCTtccagaagaaataaaagaggaaaTTATAAATGCtcagaagagagaaggagatacTGCAGTAACTCTTTTACACAAGACATTGCCTGCCAGGATGGAAGAACTGGACAAAACAGAAGACAGAATAAGCCTCAGTGCCCATGAGGCTGCAGAAAACATATCAGTCACTGAttatacagaatctgtggatgctaaaaaCTTGTCCCCAGTTCCATCTCATTTCTATGCTTGTGTTCCAGAAGGGCAGAAACAGTCAAATAACAAAGTCTTCTGTGACGGAGGCGGGAAGGAAGGTCCAGAACTTGTCCTTCCTCCAACTATTGATCCCAAGACATTTTCTGAGTTGCCTGAAGAGATGCAGAAAGAACTGTTGGAGGAGTGGAAGTGTCAGACTCCTGTTTCCAAAATGCGGTTGAGCAAAACCCATGACAAgcttaaaatgaaaaagaaaagtctgCCTTCTCCACCACAGCCTAACAGTTTATTAAGATACTTTAAACCAAAATGA
- the POLI gene encoding DNA polymerase iota isoform X2, with product MSTGSSQNRIIVHLDLDCFYAQVEMIFNPELRGKPLGVQQKYVVVTCNYEARSFGVKKLMSVKEAKEKCPDLVLVNGEDLTKYREISYKVTELLEEFTPLVERLGFDENFVDITRMVDLRLEQWKKDAFSKITFSGHIYNKQTVTFEDPAHIRLAVGSQIAAELREAMYHRLGLTGCAGVASNKLLAKLVSGTFKPNQQTVLLPESHQDLMVSLDHIQKVPGIGFKTAKRLMKLGLSTVCDLQLCSAAMLERELGISATQHIQKLSRGEDDSLVTPSGLPQSLSDEDSFKKCSSEAEVKKKIEELLTNLLHRLSKDGRKPHTIRLTLRQFTLTNKWFNRESRQCPIPSHVVQRIGTDDASIKTHLVAILMKLFHKMINVKAPFHLTLLNVCFSNLKNAPASTKESIGFYLTRPSPSSSCGKLTYKMENVNAVEHAFLEDQVKPDEVLSEARNIRNIQAPQETLSLSKQPDIHDVPLHVLPADIDYDVFNQLPEEIKEEIINAQKREGDTAVTLLHKTLPARMEELDKTEDRISLSAHEAAENISVTDYTESVDAKNLSPVPSHFYACVPEGQKQSNNKVFCDGGGKEGPELVLPPTIDPKTFSELPEEMQKELLEEWKCQTPVSKMRLSKTHDKLKMKKKSLPSPPQPNSLLRYFKPK from the exons ATGTCAACAGGAAGCTCTCAGAACAGAATCATTGTGCATCTGGATTTGGACTGTTTTTATGCACAGGTGGAAATGATCTTCAATCCTGAATTAAGAGGCAAACCTTTAG GTGTACAGCAGAAATATGTGGTTGTCACCTGTAATTATGAAGCCAGAAGCTTTGGGGTCAAAAAACTCATGTCTgtgaaagaagcaaaagaaaagtgcCCAGACCTGGTGCTAGTTAATGGAGAAGACTTGACAAAGTATAGGGAAATATCTTATAAGGTTACAG AATTACTGGAAGAATTTACTCCACTGGTTGAAAGACTTGGATTTGATGAAAATTTTGTGGACATCACAAGGATGGTAGATTTGAGACTAGAACAATGGAAGAAAGATGCTTTTTCTAAAATCACTTTCTCTGGTCACATATATAATAAGCAGA CTGTCACTTTCGAAGATCCAGCACATATACGATTAGCTGTGGGATCCCAGATTGCAGCGGAATTAAGAGAAGCCATGTACCACAGGCTGGGCCTTACAGGCTGTGCGGGAGTGGCATCCAATAAATTACTTGCCAAGTTGGTGTCTGGGACTTTTAAACCAAACCAGCAAACTGTTTTGTTGCCTGAGAGCCACCAAGACCTGATGGTCAGCCTTGACCACATACAAAAAGTGCCTG GTATTGGTTTTAAAACTGCAAAACGTCTCATGAAACTGGGACTTAGTACTGTGTGTGATCTCCAGTTGTGTTCAGCTGCGATGCTAGAAAGAGAGCTAGGCATTTCAGCAACACAGCATATCCAGAAACTCAGCAGGGGAGAAGATGACTCCCTAGTCACACCATCAGGACTTCCTCAG TCCCTGAGTGATGAGGActcctttaaaaagtgctcttctGAAgcagaagtgaaaaagaaaatcgAAGAACTACTCACCAACCTTTTGCACAG GTTATCCAAAGATGGGAGAAAGCCACATACAATAAGATTGACTCTTCGCCAGTTTACGCTTACCAATAAATGGTTTAACCGAGAGAGCCGTCAATGTCCTATTCCATCTCATGTGGTTCAGAGAATTGGAACAG ATGATGCCAGCATCAAGACCCACTTGGTTGCCATCCTTATGAAACTGTTCCATAAAATGATAAATGTGAAGGCTCCATTTCATCTGACCCTTCTGAATGTCTGCTTCTCCAACCTCAAGAATGCTCCTGCTTCTACCAAGGAGTCTATTGGGTTTTATTTAACTCGCCCATCACCTTCTTCAAGCTGTGGAAAGCTTACTTAT AAAATGGAGAATGTGAATGCTGTAGAACATGCATTTCTAGAAGATCAGGTGAAACCTGATGAAGTTTTATCAGAGGCAAGAAACATAAGAAATATACAAGCTCCTCAAGAGACATTGAGCCTCTCAAAACAGCCTGACATTCATGATGTTCCTCTTCATGTACTTCCAGCTGATATTGACTATGATGTCTTTAATCAGCTtccagaagaaataaaagaggaaaTTATAAATGCtcagaagagagaaggagatacTGCAGTAACTCTTTTACACAAGACATTGCCTGCCAGGATGGAAGAACTGGACAAAACAGAAGACAGAATAAGCCTCAGTGCCCATGAGGCTGCAGAAAACATATCAGTCACTGAttatacagaatctgtggatgctaaaaaCTTGTCCCCAGTTCCATCTCATTTCTATGCTTGTGTTCCAGAAGGGCAGAAACAGTCAAATAACAAAGTCTTCTGTGACGGAGGCGGGAAGGAAGGTCCAGAACTTGTCCTTCCTCCAACTATTGATCCCAAGACATTTTCTGAGTTGCCTGAAGAGATGCAGAAAGAACTGTTGGAGGAGTGGAAGTGTCAGACTCCTGTTTCCAAAATGCGGTTGAGCAAAACCCATGACAAgcttaaaatgaaaaagaaaagtctgCCTTCTCCACCACAGCCTAACAGTTTATTAAGATACTTTAAACCAAAATGA